A single Amia ocellicauda isolate fAmiCal2 chromosome 9, fAmiCal2.hap1, whole genome shotgun sequence DNA region contains:
- the clec3a gene encoding tetranectin-like protein isoform X2 yields the protein MARTALLFLLVLSTVLPNRGSGQPSRSRKAPRARQSGDDDLKSQINKLWQEVNSLKEMQALQTVCLRGTKANRKCYLTIDEPKHYHEANEDCIAQGGTLAIPRDLNENNDLQEYAKRSSPGSKEFWIGVTDMVKEGQYVDVNGMPISYFNWDRSKRQPTGGKRESCVMLSLSTQGKWHDEVCRSVKKYICEYLIP from the exons ATGGCtcggacagctttacttttCCTTCTGGTTCTCAGCACGGTCCTACCGAACCGAGGGTCTGGACAACCATCGCGATCGAGGAAAGCCCCCCGAGCCAGACAAAGCG GAGACGATGACTTGAAgtcgcagatcaacaagctgtgGCAAGAAGTGAACTCACTGAAGGAAATGCAAGCCCTCCAGACAG TATGCCTGCGTGGCACAAAGGCTAACAGAAAGTGTTACCTGACCATCGACGAACCCAAGCACTACCATGAAGCCAATGAAGACTGCATTGCTCAAGGAGGGACCCTGGCCATCCCCAGAGACCTCAATGAAAACAACGACCTGCAGGAGTATGCCAAGAGGAGCTCGCCTGGATCCAAGGAGTTCTGGATTGGAGTTACAGATATGGTGAAAGAAGGCCAGTACGTGGACGTGAACGGCATGCCCATCAGCTACTTCAACTGGGACCGGTCCAAGAGACAGCCCACAGGGGGCAAGAGAGAGAGCTGTGTGATGCTCTCACTGAGCACCCAGGGGAAGTGGCACGACGAGGTGTGCCGCAGTGTGAAAAAGTACATTTGTGAATACCTCATCCCTTAA
- the clec3a gene encoding tetranectin-like protein isoform X1, which yields MARTALLFLLVLSTVLPNRGSGQPSRSRKAPRARQSDVGDDDLKSQINKLWQEVNSLKEMQALQTVCLRGTKANRKCYLTIDEPKHYHEANEDCIAQGGTLAIPRDLNENNDLQEYAKRSSPGSKEFWIGVTDMVKEGQYVDVNGMPISYFNWDRSKRQPTGGKRESCVMLSLSTQGKWHDEVCRSVKKYICEYLIP from the exons ATGGCtcggacagctttacttttCCTTCTGGTTCTCAGCACGGTCCTACCGAACCGAGGGTCTGGACAACCATCGCGATCGAGGAAAGCCCCCCGAGCCAGACAAAGCG ATGTAGGAGACGATGACTTGAAgtcgcagatcaacaagctgtgGCAAGAAGTGAACTCACTGAAGGAAATGCAAGCCCTCCAGACAG TATGCCTGCGTGGCACAAAGGCTAACAGAAAGTGTTACCTGACCATCGACGAACCCAAGCACTACCATGAAGCCAATGAAGACTGCATTGCTCAAGGAGGGACCCTGGCCATCCCCAGAGACCTCAATGAAAACAACGACCTGCAGGAGTATGCCAAGAGGAGCTCGCCTGGATCCAAGGAGTTCTGGATTGGAGTTACAGATATGGTGAAAGAAGGCCAGTACGTGGACGTGAACGGCATGCCCATCAGCTACTTCAACTGGGACCGGTCCAAGAGACAGCCCACAGGGGGCAAGAGAGAGAGCTGTGTGATGCTCTCACTGAGCACCCAGGGGAAGTGGCACGACGAGGTGTGCCGCAGTGTGAAAAAGTACATTTGTGAATACCTCATCCCTTAA